One part of the Streptomyces ferrugineus genome encodes these proteins:
- a CDS encoding ATP-binding protein, translated as MSTQQVAGVVEAVGHTVAARGMCCVFRDPGFGKSVAVEQAVRLLPGRVPVWRAVAGVAPGLPQLRAVLCEALGLPLGALTHRAGPAGHALAGALAEPGVLVVDDAQRLTPSLLDYLRQLWDAPGCAAALVLCGAGSERAVARASALRSRVLTWHQVGRLEPSQLQQTLSLFHPVWAQADPEDMARVDEQMARGNFRTWAKITSHVYAACERDSARQVERELIEEACARLGPYP; from the coding sequence GTGTCGACGCAGCAGGTGGCCGGGGTGGTGGAGGCGGTAGGGCATACGGTCGCGGCCCGCGGGATGTGCTGTGTGTTCCGGGATCCGGGCTTTGGCAAGTCGGTCGCGGTGGAGCAGGCGGTGCGGCTTCTGCCGGGCCGGGTGCCGGTGTGGCGGGCGGTGGCCGGGGTGGCGCCCGGGCTGCCGCAGCTGCGGGCTGTGCTGTGTGAGGCGCTCGGGTTGCCGTTGGGGGCGCTGACGCACCGGGCTGGGCCGGCCGGTCATGCGCTGGCGGGGGCGTTGGCGGAGCCGGGGGTGCTGGTGGTCGATGACGCCCAGCGGCTGACGCCGTCGTTGCTGGATTATCTGCGGCAGTTGTGGGATGCGCCGGGCTGTGCGGCGGCGCTGGTGCTGTGTGGGGCGGGAAGCGAACGTGCGGTGGCGCGGGCGTCGGCGTTGCGTTCGCGGGTGCTGACCTGGCATCAGGTCGGACGGCTCGAGCCGTCGCAACTGCAGCAGACGCTGAGCCTGTTTCATCCGGTGTGGGCGCAGGCTGACCCGGAGGACATGGCGCGGGTGGATGAGCAGATGGCGCGCGGCAATTTCCGTACCTGGGCGAAGATCACGTCGCATGTGTACGCGGCCTGCGAGCGCGACTCCGCGCGGCAGGTGGAGCGGGAACTCATTGAGGAGGCCTGCGCGCGTCTTGGCCCTTACCCGTGA
- a CDS encoding Mu transposase C-terminal domain-containing protein — translation MWEADHVQAPLLVDADADLVRPWVTWFVDTATKVITGTAVTPGTPSRASVLAALRAAVLREDPYGPAGWTPVQVRVDRGKDFLSATVTAAFGTMGVTVKDLPAYSPHLKGTVENLNRAVDRMLFAALPGYTLTPAQLRTSRRRKGTGPRPETSGALSFEDFTAEVLAWTCWWNTEHRPRALSGRTPLEAWQADPTPVTDVPAADLWTFTLEEDGRTRKLSSHGVRWRGRTYIAPWMTGQAGRTVTVRYMPHHDHEIDVCDAQGAYLGPAHLADAATPEQLAAVRTARAQRARRLRAEVKAAETLRRQRFAPATTAGPAQRLGALTSVQAEHELAAAEHIDASKLALPDLIPHAAPPADWRTPPSLTPRTTPSQPRPCANPPPTTRPLGCWLMTHATTETPCV, via the coding sequence GTGTGGGAGGCCGACCATGTGCAGGCGCCGCTGCTGGTGGATGCCGACGCCGACCTGGTGCGCCCGTGGGTGACCTGGTTCGTCGACACCGCCACCAAAGTCATCACCGGCACCGCCGTCACCCCCGGTACTCCGTCCCGCGCCTCGGTGCTGGCCGCGCTGCGCGCCGCCGTGCTGCGGGAAGACCCGTATGGGCCGGCGGGATGGACCCCGGTGCAGGTGCGGGTGGACCGGGGAAAAGACTTCCTGTCGGCCACCGTGACCGCGGCGTTCGGCACGATGGGCGTGACGGTGAAGGACCTTCCCGCCTACAGCCCTCATCTCAAGGGCACGGTGGAAAACCTCAACCGGGCCGTTGACCGGATGCTGTTCGCGGCCCTGCCCGGTTACACCCTCACCCCCGCCCAGCTCCGTACCAGCCGGCGACGTAAAGGCACAGGGCCCAGGCCGGAGACGTCCGGTGCCCTGTCGTTTGAGGACTTCACCGCGGAGGTGCTGGCCTGGACGTGCTGGTGGAACACCGAGCACCGGCCCCGGGCACTGTCCGGCCGTACGCCGCTCGAGGCGTGGCAGGCCGATCCGACCCCTGTCACGGACGTTCCCGCCGCCGATCTGTGGACGTTCACGCTGGAGGAAGACGGCCGGACGCGGAAGCTGTCGAGCCATGGTGTGCGGTGGCGCGGGCGCACCTACATCGCGCCCTGGATGACCGGCCAGGCCGGCCGTACCGTCACCGTGCGCTACATGCCGCACCACGACCACGAGATCGACGTCTGCGACGCCCAGGGCGCGTATCTCGGGCCCGCGCACCTCGCGGACGCGGCCACTCCCGAACAACTGGCGGCCGTGCGCACGGCCCGTGCGCAGCGGGCCCGACGCCTGCGCGCGGAGGTGAAGGCCGCCGAGACGCTGCGCCGACAACGGTTCGCCCCCGCCACCACAGCCGGACCGGCCCAGCGGCTGGGAGCGCTCACCTCCGTCCAGGCCGAGCACGAACTGGCCGCCGCCGAGCACATCGACGCCTCGAAGCTGGCCCTGCCGGACCTCATCCCGCACGCCGCACCCCCGGCCGACTGGCGCACCCCGCCCTCCCTCACCCCCCGGACCACACCCAGCCAGCCCCGGCCCTGTGCGAACCCGCCCCCGACAACACGTCCCCTCGGGTGCTGGCTCATGACGCACGCGACGACGGAGACGCCTTGTGTGTGA
- a CDS encoding transposase family protein: MGGVLRAEPVWVETFTGLRAEQFGRLLRAVRERGGEGCGWGRPWRLPLAERVLLVAVYYRTNLTMRQLAPLFGISPATVCRVIQRLGPLLALEPVRAPQEAVERLWIVDGTLIPVRDRGVGASSRNYRFSANVQVIVDADTRLVVAAARPLPGTTADAHAWRRSGLAEHCEGVTVLGDGAYLNTGLIVPHRKRPGRPLLKGEEEDNAEHRKVRARVEHVIGRMKNYKILRDCRQRGDGLHHAVQAVARMHNLALTA, from the coding sequence ATGGGTGGGGTGTTGAGGGCTGAGCCGGTCTGGGTGGAGACGTTCACCGGTCTGCGGGCTGAGCAGTTCGGGCGGCTGCTAAGGGCGGTTCGGGAACGTGGTGGTGAGGGGTGCGGGTGGGGTCGTCCGTGGCGGCTTCCGCTGGCCGAGCGGGTGCTGCTGGTGGCTGTCTACTACCGCACGAACCTCACGATGCGGCAGCTCGCCCCGCTGTTCGGCATCTCCCCGGCGACCGTGTGCCGGGTGATCCAGCGGCTGGGGCCGCTGCTCGCGCTCGAGCCGGTACGTGCCCCGCAGGAGGCAGTCGAGCGGTTGTGGATCGTGGACGGCACCCTCATCCCGGTCCGTGACCGAGGTGTGGGTGCCTCCTCGCGTAACTACCGTTTCTCAGCAAACGTGCAGGTCATCGTGGACGCAGACACCCGGCTCGTGGTGGCCGCGGCCCGTCCGCTGCCGGGCACCACCGCGGACGCGCACGCCTGGCGGCGCTCCGGACTGGCCGAGCACTGCGAAGGCGTGACGGTGCTCGGCGACGGCGCTTATCTCAACACCGGCCTGATCGTCCCGCACCGCAAACGCCCCGGACGGCCGCTACTCAAGGGCGAAGAGGAGGACAACGCGGAGCACCGCAAGGTCCGCGCCCGTGTGGAGCATGTGATCGGACGGATGAAGAATTACAAGATCCTGCGTGACTGCCGGCAGCGCGGCGACGGCCTCCATCACGCCGTTCAGGCCGTCGCCCGCATGCACAACCTCGCCCTCACCGCGTGA
- a CDS encoding RICIN domain-containing protein translates to MTSPRTVLRLTLPPALSALLLAVAGSLSTASAETYWTFRNDHEGTCLTSSTTTGNVWSATCNDSLATRRWYWTNDFEYGGHRWGRLVSSANGDCLTSDYKTETNVVWTSNCGNGGWGQIWSGDSNRLTNWLGPMLRTSANGDAVYTSPITVVDKYGIESTRFRWWGAHS, encoded by the coding sequence ATGACCTCACCGAGAACGGTACTCAGGCTGACTCTGCCCCCCGCCCTCAGCGCCTTGCTGCTGGCCGTCGCGGGCTCCCTCTCCACTGCGTCGGCCGAGACCTACTGGACCTTCAGAAACGATCACGAGGGCACCTGTCTCACCTCGTCGACCACGACGGGCAACGTCTGGTCGGCCACCTGCAACGATTCGCTCGCCACCCGGAGGTGGTACTGGACGAACGACTTCGAGTACGGGGGGCACCGGTGGGGCCGGCTGGTGAGCAGCGCCAACGGAGACTGCCTCACCTCGGACTACAAGACCGAGACGAACGTCGTCTGGACGAGCAACTGCGGCAACGGCGGCTGGGGGCAGATCTGGAGCGGCGACAGCAACAGGCTCACGAACTGGCTCGGGCCGATGCTCCGCACCTCCGCCAACGGTGACGCCGTCTACACCAGCCCGATCACTGTGGTGGACAAGTACGGGATTGAATCCACCCGCTTCAGGTGGTGGGGCGCGCACAGCTGA
- a CDS encoding protein kinase domain-containing protein produces the protein MDEVQELLAEYGQWAADDTASVRDRAQQLAGVVADLLRRTVPAAAVHVSESGAVPAVFFDFEGRDYLVSCTVDESAVADGTISRIVRDAGLSGRPGDTRWALLSWTHEARQLDQLIGGVRGFGVVLDRTHLDAAVAGLLSLADLIQNVFRRREPHLPLAELVVSRTPQDLLPLTMTAADRLTTPLHVPTQTWCGATSHVALVGEATAVQPSGMAWRAGDSLLVTYEDGLVDLDPVRGRTRWFLTVDGCHGAPLVGPDGAVTVMAGPAVIRWHEGTLTAVAGGFEPGAELLAGPGGEPWVLSGSGVTYGAGEGTLALTRLGDTVGAQLRYPVSFEAAVRSAAWLDGRRFFLAASGHSAVADLSRTTGLGRQQEWIRTPGHYPGHLLVTGPDTVLTASPDGSGNRMTLHRTSVSDGSSEPLVEYRLDRVMGLTQAPQDGPAYLLASVPDNDPVLLRPVLTRIIGYRPSPGADQLPAGAEPRPTGYALVQQSARGVKKDYALQRLPMAREGQADVFQAEHKATGTAVAFKRRRRQDSGARRRMVREVTVAQRLGGHPHVMPVLDFSPAYDWFVMPMADATVEEMRTELASDEALRELVDAVAAALAEAHEQGWVHRDIKPSNILLLNGRWTVADWGIARRPRGETSIDKPLTNAPIGSLGWAAPEFSTDPHDGSCPASDIYGLGQVIGWILTGTWPQPNIPLLPPPGPWRGVVRQATYPDPAARPQDMAAFIALVERETSPHTQLPITRAQRLLEASTEGDEDAARQLVQLAVDQPDNYELYLDAVARLDPEAAESVLLANPAQAITLVEAMAAQVDGDRGQWPAFTEADRAIYWLLRASRIAAREEQWDLLEAAARGMCTWDYRFDQWKPQDSIKKWLRSLSGHGAQVVASVLREFPGSARHFWELENERSVDMEIRGAVQAAVSASRSDGG, from the coding sequence GTGGACGAGGTACAAGAGCTGCTGGCCGAGTACGGCCAGTGGGCCGCGGACGACACGGCGTCGGTTCGGGACCGGGCGCAGCAGCTCGCGGGCGTGGTTGCCGACCTGCTGCGGCGCACGGTGCCTGCAGCGGCAGTGCACGTGTCGGAGAGCGGCGCAGTACCGGCAGTCTTCTTCGACTTCGAGGGCCGCGACTACCTCGTCAGCTGCACCGTCGACGAGAGCGCGGTCGCGGACGGGACGATCTCGCGCATCGTGAGGGACGCCGGACTGAGCGGCCGGCCCGGTGATACCCGGTGGGCGCTGCTGTCCTGGACTCACGAAGCACGGCAGCTCGACCAGCTGATCGGCGGCGTACGCGGCTTCGGCGTGGTCCTCGACCGCACGCACCTGGATGCCGCGGTGGCCGGCCTGCTGTCGCTCGCCGATCTCATCCAGAACGTCTTCCGCCGACGCGAGCCCCATCTGCCGCTAGCCGAACTGGTGGTCTCCCGCACGCCGCAGGACCTACTACCGCTGACGATGACCGCGGCCGACCGGCTGACCACACCGCTCCACGTGCCGACGCAGACCTGGTGCGGCGCCACCTCGCACGTGGCTCTCGTCGGTGAGGCGACCGCAGTGCAGCCGTCGGGCATGGCCTGGCGGGCCGGTGACTCGCTGCTGGTCACGTACGAGGACGGCCTGGTGGACCTCGACCCGGTGCGGGGCCGCACACGGTGGTTCCTGACCGTTGACGGCTGCCATGGTGCGCCGCTCGTCGGCCCCGACGGCGCGGTGACGGTCATGGCCGGGCCTGCGGTGATCCGCTGGCACGAGGGCACCCTGACGGCCGTCGCGGGCGGCTTCGAGCCCGGCGCGGAGCTGCTAGCTGGTCCTGGCGGCGAGCCGTGGGTGCTGTCGGGCTCGGGAGTCACCTACGGAGCGGGCGAGGGGACGTTGGCGCTGACCCGCCTTGGCGACACTGTGGGCGCTCAGCTGCGCTACCCGGTCTCGTTCGAGGCCGCGGTGCGCTCGGCGGCCTGGCTGGACGGCCGCCGGTTCTTCCTGGCCGCCAGCGGGCACAGCGCTGTCGCAGATCTCAGCCGCACCACGGGCCTGGGACGGCAGCAGGAGTGGATCCGCACCCCCGGCCACTACCCCGGGCACCTGCTCGTCACCGGCCCGGACACCGTACTGACTGCCTCGCCCGACGGGTCCGGCAACCGCATGACCCTCCACCGCACCTCGGTGAGCGATGGTTCCAGCGAGCCGCTCGTCGAGTACCGGCTCGATCGCGTCATGGGCCTGACACAGGCCCCGCAAGACGGACCGGCCTACCTCCTGGCGTCAGTGCCCGACAACGACCCCGTCCTCCTGAGGCCGGTCCTCACCCGCATCATCGGGTACCGCCCCTCCCCGGGGGCCGACCAGTTGCCCGCCGGCGCCGAACCCCGGCCCACCGGTTACGCCCTGGTGCAGCAGTCCGCTCGGGGCGTGAAGAAGGACTACGCCCTGCAACGGCTGCCGATGGCCCGCGAGGGCCAGGCCGACGTGTTCCAGGCCGAGCACAAGGCCACGGGCACGGCCGTGGCCTTCAAGCGGCGGCGACGGCAGGACTCCGGGGCCCGGCGGCGGATGGTGCGCGAGGTGACGGTCGCCCAGCGGCTGGGGGGACATCCCCATGTGATGCCCGTCCTCGACTTCAGCCCCGCCTACGACTGGTTCGTCATGCCGATGGCGGACGCGACCGTCGAGGAGATGCGAACCGAGCTGGCAAGCGACGAGGCACTGCGCGAACTCGTCGACGCCGTGGCCGCCGCGCTGGCCGAGGCCCATGAACAGGGGTGGGTCCACCGGGACATCAAGCCGTCGAACATCCTGCTCCTGAACGGCCGCTGGACCGTGGCCGACTGGGGTATCGCGCGGCGCCCGCGTGGCGAGACGAGCATCGACAAGCCGTTGACGAACGCGCCGATCGGATCGCTGGGCTGGGCCGCACCGGAGTTCTCGACCGATCCGCACGACGGCTCCTGCCCGGCGAGCGACATCTATGGTCTGGGGCAGGTCATCGGATGGATCCTCACCGGCACCTGGCCTCAGCCGAACATCCCGCTGCTGCCCCCGCCCGGGCCGTGGCGCGGCGTGGTGCGCCAGGCCACCTACCCGGATCCGGCCGCCCGTCCCCAGGACATGGCAGCCTTCATCGCGCTCGTCGAGCGCGAGACCAGCCCGCACACCCAACTGCCCATCACCCGGGCCCAGCGGCTGCTCGAAGCCAGCACCGAAGGGGACGAGGACGCAGCCAGGCAGCTGGTCCAGCTCGCCGTCGACCAGCCCGACAACTACGAGCTGTACCTCGATGCCGTCGCCCGCCTCGACCCGGAAGCCGCCGAATCTGTGCTCCTGGCCAATCCGGCCCAGGCCATCACCCTGGTGGAGGCCATGGCGGCTCAGGTCGACGGTGACCGCGGCCAGTGGCCAGCCTTCACCGAGGCCGACCGGGCCATCTACTGGCTGCTGCGGGCAAGCCGCATCGCAGCTCGCGAAGAGCAGTGGGATCTGCTGGAGGCGGCCGCGCGGGGCATGTGCACCTGGGACTACCGCTTCGACCAGTGGAAACCGCAGGATTCCATCAAGAAGTGGCTGCGCTCCCTGTCCGGACACGGCGCGCAGGTCGTCGCCTCCGTGCTGCGGGAGTTCCCCGGCAGCGCGCGCCACTTCTGGGAATTGGAGAACGAGCGGAGCGTCGACATGGAAATCCGCGGCGCCGTGCAGGCTGCGGTGTCAGCGAGCCGGTCTGACGGAGGGTAG
- a CDS encoding TIGR02391 family protein — protein sequence MAAHKHMPWPAPVVTAVSGVLGDTDQGLTRTEIGQLLAAVRVPEVEGGNKRERLAGALLAQQARQQASNCVIAFITAAMAPVRYARQPHTFSRRQDDLNEVLVHVGLRVNDEGKLAKGPAAATLSEAARHASSLRAELRRRCTHPEVLRYCTLEILAKNPFHASLEAVKSVADRLRTLTGEGLDGARLVDTVLMPGRGTARVAINANATGPELDEQKGLANLVKGLFSMYRNPAAHEPRLHRTVTDEELLELLTTLSMVHRRLDGAYVTP from the coding sequence GTGGCAGCACACAAGCACATGCCCTGGCCTGCGCCGGTCGTCACGGCGGTGTCCGGTGTCCTCGGCGACACCGACCAGGGACTGACCAGGACGGAGATCGGGCAGCTGCTGGCGGCCGTGCGGGTGCCGGAGGTTGAGGGCGGCAACAAGCGGGAGCGGCTGGCCGGGGCGCTGTTGGCGCAGCAGGCACGCCAGCAGGCGTCGAACTGTGTGATCGCGTTCATCACCGCGGCGATGGCTCCGGTGCGCTACGCGCGGCAGCCGCACACGTTCTCGCGCCGGCAGGACGACCTCAACGAGGTCCTCGTCCACGTCGGGCTGCGGGTCAACGACGAGGGCAAGCTCGCCAAGGGCCCGGCGGCGGCCACCCTGAGCGAGGCGGCGCGGCATGCCAGTTCGCTGCGGGCCGAGCTGCGCCGCCGCTGTACGCATCCGGAGGTCTTGCGCTACTGCACGCTGGAGATCCTCGCCAAGAACCCTTTCCACGCGAGCCTGGAGGCGGTCAAGTCGGTGGCCGACCGGCTGCGGACCCTCACCGGCGAGGGCCTGGACGGGGCTCGCCTGGTCGACACGGTGCTCATGCCCGGCCGGGGCACCGCCCGGGTGGCCATCAACGCGAACGCCACCGGGCCGGAACTGGATGAGCAGAAGGGGCTGGCGAACCTGGTCAAGGGCTTGTTCAGCATGTATCGCAACCCGGCCGCGCACGAGCCGCGGCTTCACCGCACGGTCACCGACGAGGAGTTGCTGGAGCTGCTGACCACGCTGTCGATGGTGCACCGGCGCCTTGATGGCGCGTACGTCACGCCCTGA
- a CDS encoding PIN domain-containing protein: protein MAAISVVLDHTTAAALYDPKDPFNEAVAAFYVQTSGGLGDLYAPVLSLTAGDAERPGLLGYIKGLRFIRIEAFDTNAAVTATELLRFGHSWAAVHAVHAARPSAAHPSGRFLLTLTPKVYAGTGVQVVHPAQ, encoded by the coding sequence GTGGCGGCGATCTCGGTCGTCCTGGACCACACGACCGCCGCCGCGTTGTACGACCCGAAGGATCCGTTCAATGAAGCGGTCGCCGCGTTCTACGTCCAGACCTCCGGCGGACTCGGTGACCTGTATGCGCCGGTGCTGTCACTGACAGCTGGCGACGCCGAGCGGCCGGGGCTGCTGGGCTACATCAAGGGGCTGCGGTTCATCCGGATCGAGGCGTTCGACACCAACGCTGCGGTCACCGCCACCGAGCTGCTGCGCTTCGGTCACTCGTGGGCTGCCGTCCACGCCGTCCACGCCGCCCGTCCCTCCGCCGCCCACCCCAGCGGACGGTTTCTGCTCACCCTGACGCCGAAGGTGTACGCGGGCACCGGCGTTCAGGTTGTCCACCCGGCCCAGTAG
- a CDS encoding peptidase inhibitor family I36 protein: MIRTRIAAAFGAAVLAGLGVAATATSASASYSQCDSGALCAYLYDSGVGTPGQVFGNNTNLEQYDKFNNAESVYNNGNSCDVHIYNQQNYGGTVGLLKRGYAIHDLDRESGGAWADDIASNYWVC; this comes from the coding sequence ATGATCAGAACCAGGATCGCCGCAGCCTTCGGCGCCGCCGTTCTCGCGGGGCTGGGCGTCGCCGCCACGGCCACGTCGGCAAGTGCGTCGTATAGCCAGTGCGATTCCGGCGCGCTGTGTGCGTACCTCTACGACAGCGGCGTGGGGACACCCGGCCAGGTGTTCGGGAACAACACCAACCTGGAGCAGTACGACAAGTTCAACAACGCTGAATCGGTCTACAACAACGGCAACTCCTGCGATGTCCATATCTACAACCAACAGAACTACGGTGGCACCGTCGGTCTCCTCAAACGCGGGTACGCCATACACGACCTCGATCGGGAGTCGGGCGGCGCCTGGGCGGACGACATCGCATCCAACTACTGGGTCTGCTGA
- a CDS encoding ATP-binding protein — translation MGVSERTVWRWLEQAKATGRAEAPVRQGYVVSDEVWELLGEAGGNVSELRRRLVAAGGEVPVPSMSTLSRVIRRDRRAGRALLTGREPEVAGPRRADPLSELGLNVVAEKGVGGQVFLREQKHLAQVPVLVPDAQVVHTPAVRSVLRTVAHAAAVGAVVCLYGDAGQGKTVALQYALSQLPHPARVRRVHVGVHPTVPELRRVLADALELGRRLPRGAGEADLMLVNALRQPRVLVLDEAQRLPGPALEFLRGLWDHPDTDTALVLAGAGSERALRRVPALASRVLTWELVPRLSARCAGVDEVTPPRCAGRSGSALRFEPCVPSAALQGLVSLLTQSHAAPGTGALKVHPLRSRT, via the coding sequence GTGGGTGTTTCGGAGCGTACGGTCTGGCGCTGGCTGGAGCAGGCGAAGGCGACGGGGCGGGCGGAGGCGCCGGTCCGGCAGGGATACGTGGTGTCGGACGAGGTGTGGGAGCTGCTGGGTGAGGCGGGGGGCAATGTCTCGGAGCTGAGGCGTCGGCTGGTGGCTGCCGGCGGTGAGGTGCCAGTTCCGTCGATGTCGACGTTGAGCCGGGTGATCCGCAGGGACCGACGGGCGGGGCGGGCTTTGCTGACCGGGCGGGAGCCTGAGGTGGCCGGGCCGCGCCGGGCGGATCCCCTCAGCGAGCTGGGCCTGAACGTGGTGGCCGAGAAAGGCGTCGGTGGGCAGGTGTTTCTGCGGGAGCAGAAGCACCTGGCGCAGGTCCCGGTCCTGGTCCCGGATGCCCAGGTGGTGCACACGCCTGCTGTGCGGTCGGTGCTGCGGACGGTCGCGCACGCGGCCGCGGTCGGGGCGGTGGTGTGTCTGTACGGCGACGCTGGCCAGGGTAAGACCGTCGCGTTGCAGTACGCCCTTTCCCAGTTGCCGCACCCGGCCCGGGTCCGTCGGGTCCATGTCGGTGTGCACCCGACGGTTCCCGAACTGCGCCGGGTGCTCGCAGACGCCCTCGAGCTGGGCAGGCGTCTGCCGCGCGGGGCGGGGGAGGCCGACCTGATGCTGGTGAACGCGCTACGGCAGCCCCGCGTGCTGGTACTGGACGAGGCACAGCGCCTTCCGGGGCCGGCGCTGGAGTTTCTGCGCGGGCTATGGGACCACCCGGACACGGACACGGCACTCGTGCTGGCGGGCGCGGGCAGCGAACGGGCGCTGCGCCGGGTGCCCGCGCTGGCCTCTCGGGTGCTGACCTGGGAGTTGGTGCCGCGCCTCAGCGCGCGTTGCGCGGGAGTTGACGAAGTGACACCTCCCCGCTGCGCGGGGAGGTCCGGCTCTGCGCTGCGCTTCGAGCCGTGTGTCCCTTCCGCTGCGCTTCAGGGACTTGTGAGCCTGCTGACGCAGTCTCACGCGGCCCCGGGAACCGGGGCCTTGAAGGTCCATCCGCTGCGCTCCCGGACCTAG
- a CDS encoding IS5 family transposase (programmed frameshift), translated as MVDHGGVVCRHELSDQEWELLAPLIPRAATGRPRVEDRQVVNGMVYKIRTGISWRDLPERYGPWQTVYTRFRRYALDGVFTRALQQIQARADAAGDIDWLVQIDSTIVRAHQHAAATGRKGGSTGDEPDDHALGRSRGGLTTRIHLACDGQGRPLAVLVTPGQRHDSICARPLLERIRVPRHGLGRPRCRPDHVIADKAYSSRAFRVYLRKRGIAHTIPEKNDQRGHRHNRGHRGGRPPGFDREIYRQRNIIERCFNRLKGFRGIATRYEKTATSYEAAVTLASFLLWARSV; from the exons ATGGTGGATCATGGTGGGGTGGTATGTCGTCATGAACTCAGCGATCAGGAGTGGGAGTTACTCGCTCCGCTGATACCGCGGGCTGCCACAGGGCGGCCGCGTGTGGAAGACCGGCAGGTCGTCAACGGGATGGTCTACAAGATCCGGACGGGGATCTCCTGGCGTGACCTGCCGGAACGCTATGGGCCGTGGCAGACGGTGTACACCCGCTTCCGCCGCTACGCTCTGGACGGTGTGTTCACCCGGGCCCTGCAGCAGATCCAGGCCCGGGCTGACGCGGCCGGTGACATCGACTGGCTGGTGCAGATCGACTCGACCATCGTCCGTGCCCACCAGCACGCTGCCGCTACCGGCCGAAAAGGGGGCAGCACCGGC GACGAACCGGACGATCACGCCCTCGGCCGATCCCGAGGAGGCCTGACCACCAGAATCCACCTGGCCTGCGACGGCCAAGGCCGCCCTCTCGCCGTGCTGGTGACCCCGGGCCAGCGGCACGACAGCATCTGCGCACGCCCTCTTCTCGAACGGATCCGTGTCCCTCGCCACGGCCTGGGCCGACCGCGCTGTCGGCCCGACCATGTCATCGCGGACAAGGCCTACAGCTCCCGCGCCTTCCGCGTCTACCTGCGCAAGCGCGGCATCGCGCACACCATCCCGGAGAAGAACGACCAGCGAGGGCACCGGCACAATCGCGGTCACCGCGGCGGCAGGCCACCTGGGTTCGACCGGGAGATCTACCGCCAGCGCAACATCATCGAGCGCTGCTTCAACCGGCTCAAAGGCTTCCGCGGCATCGCCACCAGATACGAGAAGACCGCCACCTCCTACGAAGCGGCGGTCACACTTGCGTCGTTCCTGCTCTGGGCAAGATCCGTTTGA